In Leishmania infantum JPCM5 genome chromosome 33, a genomic segment contains:
- a CDS encoding putative copper-transporting ATPase-like protein, with protein sequence MGATTAQVAGDRQATRRVTLNVFGMTCRGCAQHVQENLMTLGGVHSVSVDLDAQLAEVDVDATDAASEFRIEQKVVSMGYTVQPAVLPSCGAPGREESELSPAPPPLRPSAASLSHVSSIASVPTCCASQLQRPSETSKSTETSSLRQGGGFLPFSRRFRRVPCGCGGRGCLCAYAPEPVMVTEETRLIPENDSEECLSERAESPSSVDITVDAVQARASQRRRAPVGVRATSPTAAAAAAEAKTSLLIEGMSCTSCAARIEAKLKQLKGVLGVSVNFSAMSGQVLHNPALASLQKVVSCVADMGYIVTAQDTTAPLGTADGEPPQQGECKCRTNLRAVPVHVGSLMSGYEHRVVVLGMSCASCAARIEHRLRQMPTVLSCTVSFATGTAVITTCTPSGFTDACKMVRSMGYTVTETALMKPDSSISRTREALERAREIAEHERNLIGSALLSVPLAAVMVLTVFMDIMARPLLALMIDGMQFCVVTPIVFHFGQGFFLSAWRSWQHGAYTMDTLVAIGTGCTYAYSTVVYLLTLFVYPHARMMTYFDTAGMLTTFMLLGRFLEARAKRSASGAVIELMSLMPTTAVCVQPDGSEVRVSASQLQKGALVRVLAGDRVPVDGTIVEGSSELDEQMVTGESLSKQKKPGEEVVGGTLNITGSLLIRADKVGEETMIAQVLRIVQEAQNTKPSIQRAADRIAMSFVPFVLVFSLLTLGLWLLLGVTDAYPVSWRGAETSWQAFAFNFFISTVVAACPCALGLATPTAIMVGTGVGAKNGVLVKSGTTLEEVRSVNCVVLDKTGTITNGRLEVVRTHMIMAGLALPPTTTAQPHGSSDAALVRCLVGLVEAQSNHPIAKAVSAKLLAETDSGTDEVQRRARYGVSSVVTHGGKGVEASVTVRPASDDNGKVSSEPPPPRAHHVLVGNVALLREHGVSLTREVAHLVEEENGHGLTTVVAAVDGAACVVVSLADGPKREAHGVIRYLHKAGIRVLMVTGDNAGVAGRIAAEVGIHSKDVYAEALPIAKAEIVKELQEQGSRVMFVGDGINDSPALAQANVGVALGAGTEVAIEAADAVLVHDSLVDLLNLQSLSKVTVRRIYGNFIWAFGYNLLMLPTASGLLYPFFHIRLPPVAAGAAMMLSSLSVLTSSLTIRCFRAHRERDFYFT encoded by the coding sequence ATGGGCGCGACGACTGCTCAAGTGGCTGGCGACAGGCAAGCAACGCGCCGCGTCACGCTGAACGTCTTTGGGATGACGTGCAGGGGATGTGCTCAACACGTGCAAGAGAATTTGATGACACTGGGGGGAGTGCACTCCGTCTCCGTGGACCTCGACGCGCAGCTTGCCGAGGTGGATGTGGACGCGACCGATGCAGCTTCTGAGTTCCGCATCGAGCAGAAGGTGGTTTCGATGGGCTACACAGTGCAGCCCGCGGTACTGCCGTCGTGCGGGGCGCCGGGGCGAGAAGAGAGTGAGCTctcaccagcgccgccccctTTGCGTCCCAGTGCGGCAAGTCTCTCCCACGTCTCCTCCATTGCCTCTGTGCCGACGTGCTGTGCGtcacagctgcagcggcccaGCGAGACGTCCAAGTCGACGGAAACGAGCTCGCTGCGAcagggcggcggcttctTACCTTTCTCTCGCCGCTTCCGCCGGGTGccgtgcggctgcggtgggcGCGGGTGCCTGTGCGCCTACGCGCCTGAGCCGGTGATGGTGACGGAGGAGACGCGTCTGATTCCTGAAAATGACTCGGAAGAATGCCTGTCGGAGAGGGCCGAGTCGCCATCGTCGGTGGACATTACTGTGGATGCCGTCCAGGCTCGCGCCTCACAGAGGCGCCGTGCCCCTGTGGGTGTCCGCGCCACGTCGCcgacggctgcagcggcagcggcggaagcCAAGACGAGCCTCCTGATCGAGGGCATGTCGTGCACCTCTTGTGCTGCTCGCATCGAGGCAAAACTCAAGCAGCTCAAGGGCGTGCTCGGCGTGTCTGTGAACTTCTCAGCCATGAGTGGGCAGGTACTGCACAACCCTGCTCTTGCATCACTCCAGAAGGTTGTGAGCTGTGTGGCCGACATGGGCTACATCGTGACGGCACAGGACACAACCGCCCCActcggcaccgccgacggcgagccACCACAACAGGGCGAGTGCAAGTGCCGCACCAACCTGCGAGCCGTCCCGGTGCATGTAGGGAGCCTCATGTCGGGCTATGAGCATCGCGTGGTTGTTCTAGGTATGTCATGTGCCTCCTGCGCAGCCCGTATAGAGCACAGGTTGCGGCAGATGCCCACTGTCCTGAGCTGCACCGTCTCCTTCGCTACTGGCACCGCCGTCATCACGACCTGCACCCCCAGCGGCTTCACGGACGCATGCAAGATGGTGCGCTCGATGGGGTATACTGTGACGGAGACGGCGCTGATGAAGCCTGACTCCTCCATTAGCCGCACTCGTGAGGCGctcgagcgcgcgcgcgaaaTCGCGGAGCATGAGCGCAACCTGATCGGCAGCGCACTGCTGAGCGTGCCActcgcggcggtgatggtcTTGACAGTGTTCATGGACATCAtggcgcggccgctgctggcgctcatGATCGACGGGATGCAGTTCTGCGTCGTCACCCCGATCGTCTTCCACTTTGGTCAAGGCTTCTTCCTCAgcgcgtggcgcagctggcagCACGGCGCCTACACGATGGATACGCTCGTTGCCATTGGCACGGGCTGCACATACGCCTACTCCACTGTTGTCTACCTGCTCACGCTGTTTGTGTACCCGCATGCGCGTATGATGACGTACTTTGACACGGCAGGAATGCTGACAACCTTCATGCTACTTGGCCGCTTCCTCGAGGCGCGGGCAAAACGCAGCGCAAGTGGGGCGGTCATTGAGCTGATGAGTCTGATGCCGACAAcggccgtgtgcgtgcagccAGACGGGAGTGAGGTGCGGGTGAgcgcgtcgcagctgcagaagggcgccctcgtgcgtgtgctggccGGCGATCGTGTTCCTGTCGACGGCACTATCGTCGAAGGCAGCTCCGAGTTGGACGAGCAGATGGTGACAGGCGAGTCACTGTCGAAGCAGAAGAAGCCCGGCGAAGAGGTGGTCGGCGGCACCCTTAACATCACCGGATCGCTGCTCATCCGCGCGGACAAGGTTGGGGAAGAGACGATGatcgcgcaggtgctgcgtATTGTGCAGGAGGCTCAAAACACAAAGCCATCTATCCAGCGCGCTGCCGACCGAATCGCCATGTCGTTTGTGCCTTTCGTCCTCGTCTTCTCCCTACTGACGCTCGGCTTGTGGCTTTTGCTCGGTGTGACGGACGCGTACCCGGTGTCGTGGCGCGGGGCGGAGACGAGCTGGCAGGCGTTCGCCTTCAACTTCTTCATCTCAACCGTTGTCGCCGCCTGTCCGTGCGCGCTGGGACTGGCCACTCCGACAGCGATCATGGTGGGCACCGGCGTGGGGGCGAAAAACGGAGTGCTGGTAAAGAGTGGCAccacgctggaggaggtgcgaaGTGTCAACTGCGTCGTGCTCGACAAGACGGGCACCATCACCAACGGTCGGCTGGAGGTGGTTCGGACACACATGATAATGGCGGGTTTGGCGTTGCCTCCAACTACGACCGCGCAGCCTCATGGCAGCTCGGATGCTGCCTTGGTGCGCTGCCTTGTCGGGCTCGTGGAGGCGCAGTCTAACCACCCTATCGCGAAGGCGGTCAGCGCCAAGCTACTGGCGGAGACTGACAGCGGCACggacgaggtgcagcgccgcgcccgctATGGGGTGTCATCCGTTGTGACGCATGGTGGCAAGGGCGTGGAGGCCTCGGTGACCGTGAGGCCAGCAAgcgacgacaacggcaaGGTCTCTTCcgagccgccaccgccgcgagcGCATCATGTCCTCGTCGGGAATGTGGCGCTTCTGCGCGAGCACGGCGTTTCGTTAACCCGTGAGGTGGCCCAcctcgtggaggaggagaacgggCACGGTCTGACAActgttgttgctgcggtCGATGGCGCAGCGTGCGTTGTCGTCAGCCTTGCCGACGGCCCGAAGCGTGAGGCGCACGGTGTCATCCGGTATCTGCACAAGGCTGGGATTCGCGTGCTGATGGTCACGGGCGACAACGCCGGCGTGGCGGGCCGGATCGCGGCCGAGGTCGGAATCCACTCGAAAGATGTGTACGCCGAGGCGCTTCCTATCGCCAAGGCGGAGATTGTtaaggagctgcaggagcagggGTCGCGGGTGATGTTCGTTGGCGATGGCATCAACGACAGCCCCGCCCTGGCACAGGCCAACGTCGGAGTCGCCCTCGGCGCTGGCACCGAAGTGGCGATTGAGGCGGCCGACGCGGTGCTCGTGCACGATAGCCTTGTGGATCTGCTGAACTTGCAATCCCTATCTAAGGTCACTGTGCGACGCATCTACGGCAACTTCATCTGGGCCTTTGGGTACAATCTGCTGATGCTCCCCACTGCCAGCGGGCTGCTGTACCCTTTCTTTCACATTCGGCTTCCTCCCGTcgcggcgggcgcggcgATGATGTTGTCCAGCCTCAGCGTTCTGACATCGAGCCTGACCATCCGCTGCTTCCGCGCACATCGCGAACGCGATTTCTATTTCACGTGA
- a CDS encoding putative glycerolphosphate mutase → MWWTAARRRLYYPNQIFISKDNRRIKNSWLPRRLLLVRHGESEANVNREVYSNTPDWKIPLTALGREQAYDCGKRLRNIIQGEKLYIYYSPYARTRQTLSEIRRSFDESQIQGEREDERLREQEMGNYQPLQDMDATWAARHAFGRLYYRFPFGESGADVGDRVSGFFDSLLRESIGLTVPNMNECVVQGAREGLGGLDLGLWSTGVDNVPGSSCGCSASSSQGGPAASSTGSESAPPSWTPSPHHATTSSTGLRRTIRRTSPHHPLPLSGLGEVEARGVLPLNDHGASAGEDQNVLIIAHGLLIRLFIGRWFRVPMEVFETMCNPPNCAIIVLERDDRLGRLVMTDISKSLFGSDPLLQMMRFDGHEDTRWYREKFLGIVDPTKAAEEAVAEDDDENHYSMSNAHNSGVGAPAPPPRQRKPSTSAATRSSPSTSAPASGTSTSSAESADASASTAGHAALAARDRTTQSKCPHPCMDCTPNRDYMKFCRDADDTPKMGSVD, encoded by the coding sequence ATGTGGtggacagcggcgcgcaggcgcctcTACTACCCGAACCAAATCTTCATCAGCAAAGACAACCGCCGCATTAAAAATtcgtggctgccgcggcggctcctcctcgtgcgccACGGCGAGTCGGAGGCAAATGTCAACCGGGAGGTGTACAGCAACACGCCAGACTGGAAGATCCCGCTGACGGCGCTCGGCCGGGAGCAGGCGTACGACTGCGGCAAGCGACTCCGCAACATCATCCAGGGGGAGAAGCTGTACATCTACTACTCTCCGTACGCTCGCACTAGGCAGACCCTGAGCGAGATCCGCCGAAGCTTCGACGAGTCGCAGATCCAGGGCGAACGCGAGgatgagcggctgcgcgagcaaGAGATGGGCAACTACCAGCCCTTGCAGGATATGGACGCGACATGGGCTGCGCGCCACGCCTTTGGGCGATTGTACTATCGCTTTCCGTTTGgggagagcggcgccgatgTCGGCGATCGCGTCTCTGGCTTCTTCGACTCCCTCCTGCGCGAGAGCATCGGCTTGACGGTGCCGAACATGAACGAATGCGTTGTGCAAGGCGCACGAGAGGGGCTTGGCGGCCTAGATCTCGGCCTGTGGAGTACTGGCGTCGATAACGTTCCAGGCAGCTCTTGCGGTtgctccgcgtcgtcgtcacaGGGAGGCCCTGCGGCATCGTCGACGGGAAGCGagtctgcgccgccgtcgtggacACCGTCGCCCCACCACGCCACGACGTCTTCCACCGGCCTGCGGAGGACGATCCGGCGTACATCTCCGCACCACCCGCTGCCTCTATCGGGCCTTGGCGAGGTCGAAGCCCGCGGCGTCCTACCGCTGAACGACCatggcgccagcgccggcgaagATCAAAATGTTCTGATCATCGCACACGGGCTCCTTATCCGTCTTTTCATTGGCCGCTGGTTCCGTGTGCCGATGGAGGTCTTTGAGACGATGTGCAACCCGCCCAACTGCGCCATCATTGTGCTGGAGCGCGACGACCGACTCGGCCGCCTCGTCATGACGGACATCAGCAAGAGTCTGTTTGGTAGCgacccgctgctgcagatgatGCGCTTTGACGGCCACGAGGACACTCGCTGGTACCGTGAAAAGTTCCTCGGCATTGTGGACCCCACAaaggccgcggaggaggcggtggccgaGGATGATGACGAGAACCATTATTCCATGTCAAACGCGcacaacagcggcgtcggGGCCCCGGCCCCACCGCCACGACAACGCAAGCCCTCCACGTCGGCGGCAACACGGTCTTCTCCATCGACAAGCGCACCTGCATCAGGTACTAGTACTAGCAGCGCCGAGAGCGCGGACGCTTCAGCCTCTACAGCAGGGCACGCCGCGCTAGCTGCACGAGACCGCACTACCCAGTCCAAGTGCCCTCATCCTTGCATGGACTGTACACCAAATCGCGACTACATGAAGTTCTGTCGAGACGCTGATGATACCCCAAAGATGGGTTCGGTGGATTAG
- the iPGAM gene encoding putative phosphoglycerate mutase, whose translation MSISIRSTAQRQLARRQPPTTSSSSASLPRAAFAPASRPASAVEATPEPASSSQVPEKQEAASKAILDNARSSSCAAAPPPFSASSDQRSNQNNKCIHDTPTLTSKPPPSTSSASSRGAAAPSSPPSAPSSTTGTPRSGHDAEPECPHDAASSTASPSAAGSSAVASSQRTAAPHSLLYSVSRFTEPVKRIILIRNGRSEANEDVRAYVQTPDWRIPLVEEGKREAIAAGRALSELIGDDPVYFYYSPYIRSRQSLRYVLQGFDEARLSGLSHTQEWWEDEETAGAASAAAAAESLTLKCATASADEAGTPPLLAPAPSAISTNATSPDAQCCFHCDPSLVLNRGTSNNIIGVREDVRLRDGDIGRYTSADELMHHLVERERYGRFFYRFPFGESGADVCDRVTSFLDAFQRERVEFPMDTSVVIITHGLTMRMFIKRWFYLTVETFHKMKSPPPGSLCTLTRLHHRSCFRLDECCVESMNLPLSLNEFNGYKYRNKQLLGSMSSGAPYM comes from the coding sequence ATGTCCATTTCGAttcgcagcaccgcgcaaCGACAGCTTGCACGTCGACAACCGCCGACAACCTCATCGAGCTCCGCTTCCCTACCTCGGGCTGCGTTTGCTCCGGCGAGCCGCCCCGCCTCTGCTGTTGAGGCAACGCCCGAGCCAGCCTCGTCGTCCCAGGTCCCAGAAAAGCAGGAAGCCGCGTCAAAGGCGATCCTTGATAATGCACGTTCTTCCtcttgcgctgccgcaccgccgccgttttccgccagcagcgatcAGCGCTCTAATCAGAACAACAAGTGTATCCACGACACACCCACTCTGACGTCTAAGCCTCCGCCATCGACGTCTTCCGCTTCATCAAggggcgcagcggctccgtCATCGCCACCCTCAGCGCCATCTTCAACCACCGGCACACCAAGAAGCGGTCATGACGCTGAGCCGGAGTGTCCTCACGACGCGGCGTCGTCCACTGCATCCCCTTCTGCAGCGGGGTCGTCGGCGGTCGCCAGTTCGCAAAGgacagccgcgccgcactCGCTGCTTTACTCAGTGTCCCGTTTCACAGAGCCCGTCAAGCGCATTATTCTAATCCGGAACGGCCGCAGCGAGGCCAATGAAGATGTGAGGGCGTACGTGCAGACACCAGACTGGCGCATTCCATTGGTAGAGGAGGGAAAGCGCGAGGCGATCGCGGCGGGGCGCGCGCTGAGCGAGCTCATCGGCGATGATCCCGTGTACTTTTACTACTCTCCGTACATCCGATCGCGGCAGTCGCTGCGATACGTGCTGCAGGGCTTTGATGAGGCCCGATTAAGTGGGCTGTCACACACGCAGGAGTGGTGGGAGGATGAAGAAACTGCCGGtgccgcatcagcggcagcggctgcagagTCTTTGACGCTTAAGTGCGCCACCGCATCAGCTGACGAGGCGGGCACGCCACCTCTACTCGCCCCGGCTCCATCAGCGATCTCTACCAACGCGACTTCTCCAGACGCGCAGTGTTGCTTCCATTGCGACCCATCTCTTGTGCTGAACAGAGGAACGAGCAACAACATCATTGGCGTCCGCGAAGATGTGCGTCTTCGAGACGGCGACATTGGCCGCTACACGAGCGCCGACGAGCTCATGCACCACCTTGTGGAGCGTGAACGATACGGCAGGTTCTTCTACCGCTTCCCCTTtggcgagagcggcgcggACGTCTGCGACCGTGTCACCTCCTTCCTCGATGCATTTCAGCGCGAGCGGGTCGAGTTTCCGATGGACACAAGCGTCGTCATCATCACCCATGGGCTGACGATGCGCATGTTTATCAAGCGCTGGTTCTACCTCACGGTGGAGACGTTTCACAAGATGAAGTCGCCACCGCCTGGGTCGTTGTGCACGTTGACTCGCTTgcaccaccgcagctgcttccGCCTGGACGAATGCTGCGTGGAGTCGATGAACCTGCCGTTGTCGCTGAACGAGTTCAACGGATACAAGTATCGCAAcaagcagctgctgggcTCCATGAGCTCCGGTGCCCCGTATATGTGA